A window from Plectropomus leopardus isolate mb chromosome 21, YSFRI_Pleo_2.0, whole genome shotgun sequence encodes these proteins:
- the idi1 gene encoding isopentenyl-diphosphate Delta-isomerase 1 has product MVRAVWAVLRIVSCEGAAVLKSNVPVAVRAAAPRHTSICRPTASCCRAFSSEVRHLQSIRMPEITTDHLDEKQVQLLSEMCILIDENDHKIGADTKKNCHLNSNIDKGLLHRAFSVFIFNSEEKLLLQQRSDAKITFPGCFTNTCCSHPLHTDSELEEKEAIGVRRAAQRRLKAELGIPMEQVTPDEMTYLTRIHYKAQSDGVWGEHEIDYILFMQKDVELSPDPNEIKSHCYVSKEELKEMLEKAKRKELEITPWFSLIAETFLFQWWDNLQNLKQFMDHNNIHRM; this is encoded by the exons ATGGTGCGGGCCGTGTGGGCGGTGCTCCGTATAGTGTCCTGCGAGGGGGCTGCTGTGCTGAAATCAAACGTACCTGTCGCCGTCAGAGCTGCCGCACCGCGACACACATCCATCTGCAGACCCACCGCGTCCTGCTGCAGGGCTTTCTCCAG TGAGGTGAGACACCTACAGTCAATCAGAATGCCTGAGATAACCACAGATCACCTGGACGAGAAGCAGGTGCAGCTGCTGTCCGAGATGTGCATCCTCATCGACGAGAACGACCACAAGATCGGTGCGGACACCAAGAAAAACTGCCACCTCAACTCCAACATCGACAAAG GTTTATTACACAGAGCCTTCAGCGTGTTCATCTTCAACAGTGAAGAGAAGCTGCTCTTACAACAGAGGtctgatgccaaaatcacttttccag GctgcttcacaaacacatgctgcagCCACCCTTTACACACTGACAGTGagctggaggagaaggaggcgaTAGGAGTGAGGAGAGCTGCTCAGAGGAGACTTAAAGCTGAACTGGGTATCCCCATGGAAcag GTGACACCAGATGAAATGACGTACCTGACAAGGATCCACTACAAGGCGCAGTCAGACGGCGTGTGGGGAGAACATGAGATTGACTACATCCTCTTCATGCAGAAG GACGTGGAGTTGAGTCCAGACCCCAATGAGATCAAAAGCCACTGCTACGTCAGCaaggaggagctgaaggagaTGTTGGAGAAAGCCAAGCGCAAAGAACTGGAGATCACACCCTGGTTCAGCCTCATCGCAGAGACCTTCCTCTTCCAGTGGTGGGACAACCTGCAGAACCTCAAGCAGTTCATGGATCACAACAACATCCACCGCATGTAA